In Capra hircus breed San Clemente chromosome 26, ASM170441v1, whole genome shotgun sequence, the following are encoded in one genomic region:
- the SMC3 gene encoding structural maintenance of chromosomes protein 3: MYIKQVIIQGFRSYRDQTIVDPFSSKHNVIVGRNGSGKSNFFYAIQFVLSDEFSHLRPEQRLALLHEGTGPRVISAFVEIIFDNSDNRLPIDKEEVSLRRVIGAKKDQYFLDKKMVTKNDVMNLLESAGFSRSNPYYIVKQGKINQMATAPDSQRLKLLREVAGTRVYDERKEESISLMKETEGKREKINELLKYIEERLHTLEEEKEELAQYQKWDKMRRALEYTIYNQELNETRAKLDELSAKRETSGEKSRQLRDAQQDARDKMEDIERQVRELKTKISAMKEEKEQLSAERQEQIKQRTKLELKAKDLQDELAGNSEQRKRLLKERQKLLEKIEEKQKELAETEPKFNSVKEKEERGIARLAQATQERTDLYAKQGRGSQFTSKEERDKWIKKELKSLDQAINDKKRQIAAIHKDLEDTEANKEKNLEQYNKLDQDLNEVKARVEELDRKYYEVKNKKDELQSERNYLWREENAEQQALAAKREDLEKKQQLLRAATGKAILNGIDSINKVLDHFRRKGINQHVQNGYHGIVMNNFECEPAFYTCVEVTAGNRLFYHIVDSDEVSTKILMEFNKMNLPGEVTFLPLNKLDVRDTAYPETNDAIPMISKLRYNPRFDKAFKHVFGKTLICRSMEVSTQLARAFTMDCITLEGDQVSHRGALTGGYYDTRKSRLELQKDVRKAEEELGELEAKLNENLRRNIERINNEIDQLMNQMQQIETQQRKFKASRDSILSEMKMLKEKRQQSEKTFMPKQRSLQSLEASLHAMESTRESLKAELGTDLLSQLSLEDQKRVDALNDEIRQLQQENRQLLNERIKLEGIITRVETYLNENLRKRLDQVEQELNELRETEGGTVLTATTSELEAINKRVKDTMARSEDLDNSIDKTEAGIKELQKSMERWKNMEKEHMDAINHDTKELEKMTNRQGMLLKKKEECMKKIRELGSLPQEAFEKYQTLSLKQLFRKLEQCNTELKKYSHVNKKALDQFVNFSEQKEKLIKRQEELDRGYKSIMELMNVLELRKYEAIQLTFKQVSKNFSEVFQKLVPGGKATLVMKKGDVEGSQSQDEGEGSGESERGSGSQSSVPSVDQFTGVGIRVSFTGKQGEMREMQQLSGGQKSLVALALIFAIQKCDPAPFYLFDEIDQALDAQHRKAVSDMIMELAVHAQFITTTFRPELLESADKFYGVKFRNKVSHIDVITAEMAKDFVEDDTTHG, translated from the exons gAGGGGACTGGTCCTCgtgttatttctgcttttgtggagATTATTTTTGACAATTCAGACAACCGGTTACCG aTCGACAAAGAGGAAGTTTCACTTCGGAGAGTTATCGGTGCCAAAAAGGATCAGTATTTCTTAGACAAGAAAATGGTCAC GAAAAATGATGTGATGAATCTCCTTGAAAGTGCTGGTTTTTCTCGAAGCAATCCTTATTATATTGTTAAACAAGGAAAg atTAACCAGATGGCAACAGCACCAGATTCTCAGAGACTAAAACTGTTAAGAGAAGTAGCTGGTACTAGAGTGTATGATGAACGAAAAGAAGAAAGCATATCTTTAATGAAGGAAACag agggaaaACGGGAAAAAATCAATGAGTTGTTAAAATACATTGAAGAGAGATTACATACcttagaggaagaaaaggaagaactagCTCAGTATCAAAAGTGGGATAAGATGAGACGAGCCCTGGAATATACCATTTACAATCAGGAACTTAATGAGACTCGTGCTAAACTTGATGAG ctttctGCTAAGCGAGAGACAAGTGGAGAAAAATCCAGACAATTAAGAGATGCTCAGCAGGATGCAAGAGATAAGATGGAG GATATTGAGCGCCAAGTtagagaactgaaaacaaaaatttcagctatgaaagaagaaaaggaacagCTCAGTGCTGAAAGACAGGAACAAATTAAGCAGAGAACTAAATTGGAGCTTAAAGCCAAGGATTTACAAGATGAATTGGCAGGCAATAGTGAACAGAGG AAACGCTTATTAAAAGAAAGGCAGAAGCTGCttgaaaaaatagaagaaaagcagaaagaactGGCAGAAACAGAACCTAAATTCAACagtgtaaaagaaaaagaagagcgaGGAATTGCTAG ATTGGCCCAAGCTACCCAGGAAAGAACCGACCTTTATGCAAAGCAGGGTCGAGGAAGCCAGTTTAcatcaaaagaagaaagggataaGTGGATTAAAAAGGAGCTCAAGTCTTTAGATCAAGCTATTAACGACAAGAAAAGACAGATTGCCGCTATACACAAGGATTTGGAGGACACTGAggcaaataaagagaaaaatctggaGCAGTATAAT aAACTGGATCAGGATCTTAATGAAGTCAAAGCTCGAGTTGAAGAACTGGACAGAAAATACTATgaagtaaaaaataagaaagatgaattacaaagtgaaagaaa TTACTTGTGGAGAGAAGAGAATGCAGAACAGCAGGCACTTGCTGCTAAAAGAGAAGATCTTGAAAAGAAACAGCAACTTCTTAGAGCTGCAACAGGAAAG GCCATTTTAAATGGAATAGATAGCATAAATAAAGTGCTAGACCACTTCCGTCGAAAAGGAATAAACCAGCATGTTCAAAATGGCTATCATGGTATTGTGATGAATAACTTTGAATGTGAGCCTGCTTTCTACACGTGTGTGGAAGTCACTGCTGGAAACAG GTTATTTTATCACATTGTTGATTCAGATGAAGTCAGCACGAAGATTTTGATGGAGTTTAATAAAATGAATCTTCCTGGAGAGGTTACTTTCCTGCCTCTTAACAAGTTAGATGTAAGGGATACTGCCTATCCTGAAACCAAT GATGCTATTCCTATGATAAGTAAATTGAGGTACAATCCCAGATTTGACAAAGCTTTCAAACATGTATTTGGAAAAACACTTATTTGTCGTAGTATGGAAGTTTCAACCCAGTTGGCCCGTGCTTTCACTATGGACTGCATTACCTTGGAAG GTGACCAAGTTAGTCATCGAGGTGCTTTGACTGGAGGCTATTATGATACAAGGAAGTCTAGACTTGAATTACAAAAAGATGTTAGAAAAGCGGAAGAAGAACTTGGTGAGCTTGAAGCAAAGCTCAATGAAAATCTGCgcagaaatattgaaa GGATTAATAATGAAATTGATCAGCTGATGAACCAAATGCAGCAAATAGAGACTCAGCAAAGGAAATTTAAAGCATCTAGAGATAGCATATTATCAGAAATGAAGATGTTAAAAGAGAAGAGGCAGCAGTCAGAGAAAACCTTTATGCCCAAG CAACGTAGCTTACAAAGTTTGGAGGCAAGTTTGCATGCTATGGAGTCCACCAGAGAATCACTGAAAGCAGAACTGGGAACTGATTTGCTTTCTCAACTTAGTCTTGAAGATCAGAAGAGAGTAGATGCACTGAATGATGAAATTCGTCAGCTTCAGCAG gaAAACAGACAACTACTGAatgaaagaattaaattagaaggTATTATTACTCGAGTAGAGACTTACCTCAATGAGAATTTGAGAAAACGCTTGGACCAAGTAGAACAG GAACTCAATGAACTGAGAGAGACAGAAGGGGGTACTGTTCTCACTGCTACAACCTCAGAACTTGAAGCCATCAATAAAAGGGTGAAAGATACCATGGCAAGATCAGAag ATTTGGACAATTCCATCGataaaacagaagctggaattaaGGAGCTGCAGAAGAGTATGGAACGCtggaaaaatatggaaaaagaacACATGGATGCTATAAACCATGATACTAAAGAACTAGAAAAGATGACAAATAGACAAGGCATGCTgctgaagaagaaagaggagtgtATGAAGAAAATCCGAGAACTTGGGTCACTTCCTCAGGAAGCATTTGAAAAATACCAGACACTGAGCCTCAAACAG TTGTTTCGAAAACTTGAACAGTGCAACACAGAATTGAAAAAGTACAGCCATGTTAACAAAAAAGCTTTAGATCAGTTTGTAAATTTCTCGGAGCAGAAAGAAAAGTTAATAAAGCGACAAGAAGAGTTAGACAGGGGGTACAAATCAATCATGGAACTGATGAACGTACTTGAACTTCGAAAATACGAAGCTATTCAGTTAACTTTCAAACAG GTATCCAAAAACTTTAGTGAAGTATTCCAGAAGTTGGTCCCTGGTGGCAAAGCTACTTTGGTGATGAAGAAAGGAGATGTGGAAGGCAGTCAGTCTCAAGatgaaggagaagggagtggtgaAAGTGAGAGGGGCTCTGGATCACAAAGCAGTGTTCCATCAGTTGACCAGTTCACTGGAGTTGGAATTAGG gtgTCATTTACAGGAAAACAAGGTGAAATGAGAGAAATGCAACAGCTTTCGGGTGGACAGAAATCCTTGGTAGCTCTTGCTTTGATTTTTGCCATTCAGAAATGTGACCCTGCTCCTTTTTACTTGTTTGATGAGATTGACCAGGCTCTGGATGCTCAGCACAGAAAGGCTGTGTCAG ATATGATTATGGAGCTTGCTGTACATGCTCAATTCATTACAACTACTTTTAGGCCTGAACTGCTTGAGTCAGCTGACAAATTCTATGGTGTGAAGTTCAGAAATAAG GTTAGTCACATTGATGTGATCACAGCAGAGATGGCCAAAGACTTCGTAGAAGACGATACCACTCACGGTTAG